Proteins encoded within one genomic window of Manis pentadactyla isolate mManPen7 chromosome 4, mManPen7.hap1, whole genome shotgun sequence:
- the ADAMTSL4 gene encoding ADAMTS-like protein 4 isoform X8: MEKWPGRPWLCLMLLLPLPQFCQDQEVLSGHSLQIHPEEGQGLEGVWGPWDQWASCSQPCGVGVQRRSRTCQLPTAQLHQGQPLSPRPPSYPEALLPGTQGPRPQTSGETLSPYIPQTWGRGGLFQGPTSQLGREQAQGIPGARRSRVRDPIKPGMFGYGRVPFALPLHRNRRHRQRPPEPEPSQASDLPSLTPKAELTSTNHTPPTQFSLTELSVHIPSPLAEPPVPRSAQTEVPSRTRPYPTRSQRRAQATDTEPPLSTPSPRESSSFHMSPQPRIPSSQGWAGPRLAERRPNPSLSVPWGRGPQSQERQRPGGTLHGSLLESASLYADGWLPLLSAGARSTSLWSLFAPSSAVPRCSGESEQLRACSQVPCPPEQPDPRALQCAAFNSQEFMGQQYQWEPFTEVQGFERCELNCRPRGFRFYVRHTEKVQDGTLCQPGALDMCVAGRCLSPGCDGILGSGRHPDGCGVCGGDDSTCRLISGNVTDRGGPLGYQKILLIPAGASRLQIAQHRPSSNYLALRGPGGRSIINGNWAVDPPGSYVADGTIFRYNRPPREEGTGESMSAEGPTTRPVDVYMIFQEENPGVFYQYVISSPPPKLERPTSESYIPQLQPEIVRVETPPASVLHHPRALGVLQRQVRVPQMPALPHLRAPLRSLAGYWKRVGHSECSASCGKGVWRPVFLCISRESGEELDEDSCAMGARPPAPLEPCHGPPCPPYWEAGEWTSCSRSCGPGTQHRQVRCWQEFVGGGSSVPPERCGHLPRPDITQPCQPRLCGYWEVRSTWSQCSVRCGRGQRSRQVRCVGNNGDEVSEQECTPGPPRPPSREACNMGPCTTAWFHSDWSSKCSAECGTGIQQRSVVCLGSGEAPGASQAEAGAGASEQSCAAGSRPPDMRACSLGPCEMTWCWYTGPWAEAPCPAALPGTGLPRPMVLYVLESADTAGGGGAWPGWRELAVEARAEPRQYWMSCQGHILQRCLTLVPSLSPLLPTSWVKINSLL, from the exons ATGGAGAAGTGGCCCGGCAG GCCCTGGTTGTGCCTGATGCTGCTTCTGCCCCTCCCTCAGTTCTGCCAGGATCAGGAG GTGTTGTCTGGACACTCTCTTCAGATACACCCGGAGGAGGGCCAGGGCCTTGAGGGCGTCTGGGGTCCCTGGGACCAGTGGGCCTCTTGCTCCCAgccctgtggggtgggggtgcagcgcAGGAGCCGAACCTGTCAGCTGCCCACAGCTCAGCTCCACCAGGGCCAGCCCCTCTCACCCAGGCCCCCAAGCTATCCTGAAGCCCTGCTCCCAGGGACTCAGGGCCCCAGACCCCAGACTTCCGGAGAAACCCTCTCCCCTTACATTCCACAGACCTGGGGAAGAGGTGGCCTATTTCAAGGCCCCACCTCTCAATTAGGGCGAGAGCAGGCCCAGGGGATTCCAGGAGCCCGGAG GTCCCGGGTTCGAGATCCCATCAAGCCAGGAATGTTTGGTTATGGAAGAGTGCCTTTTGCTTTGCCGCTCCATCGGAACCGCAGGCACCGCCAGAGACCGCCCGAACCTGAGCCTTCCCAGGCCTCAGATCTTCCATCTCTGACTCCAAAAGCAGAGCTGACCTCCACAAACCATACCCCTCCAACTCAGTTCTCTCTTACAGAACTGTCTGTCCATATCCCGTCCCCCCTGGCAGAACCCCCAGTCCCCAGAAGTGCTCAGACAGAGGTGCCGTCTAGAACCAGGCCTTATCCCACCCGGTCCCAACGCAGAGCCCAGGCCACAGACACAGAACCCCCCTTGTCCACCCCATCCCCAAGAGAAAGTAGCTCTTTCCACATGTCCCCTCAGCCAAGAATTCCAAGTTCCCAGGGTTGGGCCGGTCCCAGGCTGGCAGAAAGACGCCCTAATCCCTCCCTTTCTGTCCCTTGGGGCCGAGGCCCGCAGAGCCAGGAGCGCCAGAGACCTGGGGGGACTCTTCACGGGTCCCTACTGGAGTCTGCCTCTCTCTACGCAGATGGCTGGTTGCCTCTTCTGAGTGCTGGCGCCCGCTCCACCTCCCTCTGGAGCCTCTTTGCTCCTAGTAGCGCTGTCCCAAGATGTTCTGGGGAGAGTGAGCAGCTGAGAGCATGCAGTCAAGTG CCCTGCCCTCCTGAACAGCCAGACCCCCGGGCTCTGCAGTGTGCAGCCTTTAACTCCCAGGAGTTCATGGGCCAGCAGTACCAGTGGGAGCCCTTCACAGAAG TTCAGGGCTTCGAACGCTGTGAACTGAACTGCCGTCCCCGTGGCTTCCGCTTTTATGTCCGTCACACTGAAAAGGTCCAGGATGGGACCCTGTGTCAGCCTGGAGCCCTAGACATGTGTGTGGCTGGACGCTGTCTG AGCCCTGGCTGTGATGGGATCCTTGGCTCTGGAAGGCATCCGGATGGCTGTGGAGTCTGTGGGGGTGATGATTCTACCTGTCGCCTCATCTCAGGGAATGTCACTGACCGGGGGGGCCCTCTGGGCTATCAGAAGATCTTACTGATTCCTGCAGGAGCCTCCCGGCTCCAGATTGCCCAGCACCGGCCCAGCTCCAACTACCTTG CACTTCGAGGCCCTGGGGGCCGGTCCATCATCAATGGGAACTGGGCTGTGGATCCCCCTGGGTCCTACGTGGCTGATGGGACTATCTTCCGGTATAACCGTCCTCCACGGGAGGAGGGCACAGGAGAGAGTATGTCAGCTGAAGGCCCCACCACCCGACCTGTGGATGTCTAT ATGATCTTTCAGGAGGAAAACCCAGGTGTTTTTTATCAATATGTCATCTCTTCACCTCCTCCAAAGCTCGAGAGGCCCACCTCAGAGTCCTATATCCCCCAACTCCAGCCCG AGATTGTGAGGGTGGAGACCCCACCTGCTTCGGTGCTGCACCACCCCCGGGCCCTGGGCGTCCTCCAGCGCCAGGTGCGGGTCCCCCAGATGCCCGCCCTGCCCCATCTCAGGGCTCCCCTGAGGTCTCTGGCTGGATACTGGAAGCGGGTGGGGCACTCCGAGTGCTCAGCATCGTGTGGAAAAG GTGTTTGGCGCCCCGTTTTCCTCTGCATTTCTCGTGAGTCAGGAGAGGAGCTGGATGAAGACAGCTGTGCCATGGGTGCCAGGCCGCCAGCCCCTCTGGAACCCTGCCACGGCCCCCCATGCCCCCCATA CTGGGAAGCTGGTGAGTGGACATCCTGTAGCCGCTCCTGTGGTCCTGGCACCCAGCACCGCCAGGTACGCTGCTGGCAGGAGTTTGTGGGGGGTGGCTCCTCAGTGCCCCCAGAGCGCTGTGGACATCTTCCCCGACCTGACATCACCCAGCCCTGCCAGCCTCGCCTCTGTGGTTACTGGGAGGTTCGATCCACCTGGAGCCAG TGCTCTGTACGGTGCGGGCGTGGCCAGAGGAGCCGGCAAGTTCGCTGTGTTGGAAACAACGGTGATGAAGTGAGCGAGCAAGAGTGCACTCCAGGCCCCCCACGGCCCCCCAGCAGAGAGGCCTGTAACATGGGGCCCTGTACCACAGCCTGGTTCCACAGCGACTGGAGCTCCAAG TGCTCAGCTGAGTGTGGCACAGGAATCCAGCAGCGTTCTGTGGTCTGCCTTGGGAGTGGGGAGGCCCCTGGGGCAAGCCAGGCggaagcaggagcaggagccagtGAGCAGAGCTGTGCAGCAGGAAGCCGTCCCCCTGACATGCGTGCCTGCAGCTTGGGGCCCTGTGAGATGACCTGGTGCTGGTACACAGGGCCCTGGGCTGAG GCcccctgccctgcagccctgccagggACAGGACTGCCACGACCGATGGTTCTCTACGTCCTGGAGTCCG CGGACacagctggaggaggaggagcttgGCCTGGCTGGAGGGAGCTTGCGGTAGAGGCACGGGCGGAGCCAAGGCAGTACTGGATGTCCTGCCAAGGACACATTCTTCAGAGATGTCTCACCCTagtcccttccctctcccctctcctgcccACTTCATGGGTCAAGATAAACAGCTTGCTTTGA
- the ADAMTSL4 gene encoding ADAMTS-like protein 4 isoform X12: protein MEKWPGRPWLCLMLLLPLPQFCQDQEVLSGHSLQIHPEEGQGLEGVWGPWDQWASCSQPCGVGVQRRSRTCQLPTAQLHQGQPLSPRPPSYPEALLPGTQGPRPQTSGETLSPYIPQTWGRGGLFQGPTSQLGREQAQGIPGARRSRVRDPIKPGMFGYGRVPFALPLHRNRRHRQRPPEPEPSQASDLPSLTPKAELTSTNHTPPTQFSLTELSVHIPSPLAEPPVPRSAQTEVPSRTRPYPTRSQRRAQATDTEPPLSTPSPRESSSFHMSPQPRIPSSQGWAGPRLAERRPNPSLSVPWGRGPQSQERQRPGGTLHGSLLESASLYADGWLPLLSAGARSTSLWSLFAPSSAVPRCSGESEQLRACSQVPCPPEQPDPRALQCAAFNSQEFMGQQYQWEPFTEVQGFERCELNCRPRGFRFYVRHTEKVQDGTLCQPGALDMCVAGRCLSPGCDGILGSGRHPDGCGVCGGDDSTCRLISGNVTDRGGPLGYQKILLIPAGASRLQIAQHRPSSNYLALRGPGGRSIINGNWAVDPPGSYVADGTIFRYNRPPREEGTGESMSAEGPTTRPVDVYMIFQEENPGVFYQYVISSPPPKLERPTSESYIPQLQPEIVRVETPPASVLHHPRALGVLQRQVRVPQMPALPHLRAPLRSLAGYWKRVGHSECSASCGKGVWRPVFLCISRESGEELDEDSCAMGARPPAPLEPCHGPPCPPYWEAGEWTSCSRSCGPGTQHRQVRCWQEFVGGGSSVPPERCGHLPRPDITQPCQPRLCGYWEVRSTWSQCSVRCGRGQRSRQVRCVGNNGDEVSEQECTPGPPRPPSREACNMGPCTTAWFHSDWSSKCSAECGTGIQQRSVVCLGSGEAPGASQAEAGAGASEQSCAAGSRPPDMRACSLGPCEMTWCWYTGPWAEAPCPAALPGTGLPRPMVLYVLESAPSRVKLAEMCVEMRKDQWDWATPFQRNGPY, encoded by the exons ATGGAGAAGTGGCCCGGCAG GCCCTGGTTGTGCCTGATGCTGCTTCTGCCCCTCCCTCAGTTCTGCCAGGATCAGGAG GTGTTGTCTGGACACTCTCTTCAGATACACCCGGAGGAGGGCCAGGGCCTTGAGGGCGTCTGGGGTCCCTGGGACCAGTGGGCCTCTTGCTCCCAgccctgtggggtgggggtgcagcgcAGGAGCCGAACCTGTCAGCTGCCCACAGCTCAGCTCCACCAGGGCCAGCCCCTCTCACCCAGGCCCCCAAGCTATCCTGAAGCCCTGCTCCCAGGGACTCAGGGCCCCAGACCCCAGACTTCCGGAGAAACCCTCTCCCCTTACATTCCACAGACCTGGGGAAGAGGTGGCCTATTTCAAGGCCCCACCTCTCAATTAGGGCGAGAGCAGGCCCAGGGGATTCCAGGAGCCCGGAG GTCCCGGGTTCGAGATCCCATCAAGCCAGGAATGTTTGGTTATGGAAGAGTGCCTTTTGCTTTGCCGCTCCATCGGAACCGCAGGCACCGCCAGAGACCGCCCGAACCTGAGCCTTCCCAGGCCTCAGATCTTCCATCTCTGACTCCAAAAGCAGAGCTGACCTCCACAAACCATACCCCTCCAACTCAGTTCTCTCTTACAGAACTGTCTGTCCATATCCCGTCCCCCCTGGCAGAACCCCCAGTCCCCAGAAGTGCTCAGACAGAGGTGCCGTCTAGAACCAGGCCTTATCCCACCCGGTCCCAACGCAGAGCCCAGGCCACAGACACAGAACCCCCCTTGTCCACCCCATCCCCAAGAGAAAGTAGCTCTTTCCACATGTCCCCTCAGCCAAGAATTCCAAGTTCCCAGGGTTGGGCCGGTCCCAGGCTGGCAGAAAGACGCCCTAATCCCTCCCTTTCTGTCCCTTGGGGCCGAGGCCCGCAGAGCCAGGAGCGCCAGAGACCTGGGGGGACTCTTCACGGGTCCCTACTGGAGTCTGCCTCTCTCTACGCAGATGGCTGGTTGCCTCTTCTGAGTGCTGGCGCCCGCTCCACCTCCCTCTGGAGCCTCTTTGCTCCTAGTAGCGCTGTCCCAAGATGTTCTGGGGAGAGTGAGCAGCTGAGAGCATGCAGTCAAGTG CCCTGCCCTCCTGAACAGCCAGACCCCCGGGCTCTGCAGTGTGCAGCCTTTAACTCCCAGGAGTTCATGGGCCAGCAGTACCAGTGGGAGCCCTTCACAGAAG TTCAGGGCTTCGAACGCTGTGAACTGAACTGCCGTCCCCGTGGCTTCCGCTTTTATGTCCGTCACACTGAAAAGGTCCAGGATGGGACCCTGTGTCAGCCTGGAGCCCTAGACATGTGTGTGGCTGGACGCTGTCTG AGCCCTGGCTGTGATGGGATCCTTGGCTCTGGAAGGCATCCGGATGGCTGTGGAGTCTGTGGGGGTGATGATTCTACCTGTCGCCTCATCTCAGGGAATGTCACTGACCGGGGGGGCCCTCTGGGCTATCAGAAGATCTTACTGATTCCTGCAGGAGCCTCCCGGCTCCAGATTGCCCAGCACCGGCCCAGCTCCAACTACCTTG CACTTCGAGGCCCTGGGGGCCGGTCCATCATCAATGGGAACTGGGCTGTGGATCCCCCTGGGTCCTACGTGGCTGATGGGACTATCTTCCGGTATAACCGTCCTCCACGGGAGGAGGGCACAGGAGAGAGTATGTCAGCTGAAGGCCCCACCACCCGACCTGTGGATGTCTAT ATGATCTTTCAGGAGGAAAACCCAGGTGTTTTTTATCAATATGTCATCTCTTCACCTCCTCCAAAGCTCGAGAGGCCCACCTCAGAGTCCTATATCCCCCAACTCCAGCCCG AGATTGTGAGGGTGGAGACCCCACCTGCTTCGGTGCTGCACCACCCCCGGGCCCTGGGCGTCCTCCAGCGCCAGGTGCGGGTCCCCCAGATGCCCGCCCTGCCCCATCTCAGGGCTCCCCTGAGGTCTCTGGCTGGATACTGGAAGCGGGTGGGGCACTCCGAGTGCTCAGCATCGTGTGGAAAAG GTGTTTGGCGCCCCGTTTTCCTCTGCATTTCTCGTGAGTCAGGAGAGGAGCTGGATGAAGACAGCTGTGCCATGGGTGCCAGGCCGCCAGCCCCTCTGGAACCCTGCCACGGCCCCCCATGCCCCCCATA CTGGGAAGCTGGTGAGTGGACATCCTGTAGCCGCTCCTGTGGTCCTGGCACCCAGCACCGCCAGGTACGCTGCTGGCAGGAGTTTGTGGGGGGTGGCTCCTCAGTGCCCCCAGAGCGCTGTGGACATCTTCCCCGACCTGACATCACCCAGCCCTGCCAGCCTCGCCTCTGTGGTTACTGGGAGGTTCGATCCACCTGGAGCCAG TGCTCTGTACGGTGCGGGCGTGGCCAGAGGAGCCGGCAAGTTCGCTGTGTTGGAAACAACGGTGATGAAGTGAGCGAGCAAGAGTGCACTCCAGGCCCCCCACGGCCCCCCAGCAGAGAGGCCTGTAACATGGGGCCCTGTACCACAGCCTGGTTCCACAGCGACTGGAGCTCCAAG TGCTCAGCTGAGTGTGGCACAGGAATCCAGCAGCGTTCTGTGGTCTGCCTTGGGAGTGGGGAGGCCCCTGGGGCAAGCCAGGCggaagcaggagcaggagccagtGAGCAGAGCTGTGCAGCAGGAAGCCGTCCCCCTGACATGCGTGCCTGCAGCTTGGGGCCCTGTGAGATGACCTGGTGCTGGTACACAGGGCCCTGGGCTGAG GCcccctgccctgcagccctgccagggACAGGACTGCCACGACCGATGGTTCTCTACGTCCTGGAGTCCG cccccagtAGAGTGAAGTTAGCTGAAATGTGTGTGGAGATGAGAAAGGACCAGTGGGACTGGGCAACACCCTTCCAGAGGAATGGACCTTACTGA
- the ADAMTSL4 gene encoding ADAMTS-like protein 4 isoform X2, whose product MEKWPGRPWLCLMLLLPLPQFCQDQEVLSGHSLQIHPEEGQGLEGVWGPWDQWASCSQPCGVGVQRRSRTCQLPTAQLHQGQPLSPRPPSYPEALLPGTQGPRPQTSGETLSPYIPQTWGRGGLFQGPTSQLGREQAQGIPGARRSRVRDPIKPGMFGYGRVPFALPLHRNRRHRQRPPEPEPSQASDLPSLTPKAELTSTNHTPPTQFSLTELSVHIPSPLAEPPVPRSAQTEVPSRTRPYPTRSQRRAQATDTEPPLSTPSPRESSSFHMSPQPRIPSSQGWAGPRLAERRPNPSLSVPWGRGPQSQERQRPGGTLHGSLLESASLYADGWLPLLSAGARSTSLWSLFAPSSAVPRCSGESEQLRACSQVPCPPEQPDPRALQCAAFNSQEFMGQQYQWEPFTEVQGFERCELNCRPRGFRFYVRHTEKVQDGTLCQPGALDMCVAGRCLSPGCDGILGSGRHPDGCGVCGGDDSTCRLISGNVTDRGGPLGYQKILLIPAGASRLQIAQHRPSSNYLALRGPGGRSIINGNWAVDPPGSYVADGTIFRYNRPPREEGTGESMSAEGPTTRPVDVYMIFQEENPGVFYQYVISSPPPKLERPTSESYIPQLQPEIVRVETPPASVLHHPRALGVLQRQVRVPQMPALPHLRAPLRSLAGYWKRVGHSECSASCGKGVWRPVFLCISRESGEELDEDSCAMGARPPAPLEPCHGPPCPPYWEAGEWTSCSRSCGPGTQHRQVRCWQEFVGGGSSVPPERCGHLPRPDITQPCQPRLCGYWEVRSTWSQCSVRCGRGQRSRQVRCVGNNGDEVSEQECTPGPPRPPSREACNMGPCTTAWFHSDWSSKCSAECGTGIQQRSVVCLGSGEAPGASQAEAGAGASEQSCAAGSRPPDMRACSLGPCEMTWCWYTGPWAECSSDCGSGTQWRDIICVSKLGTKFNVTSPSNCSHLPRPPALQPCQGQDCHDRWFSTSWSPTREVHCLTANQTLSTRCPPHLRPSRKRPCNSQPCSQRPADTAGGGGAWPGWRELAVEARAEPRQYWMSCQGHILQRCLTLVPSLSPLLPTSWVKINSLL is encoded by the exons ATGGAGAAGTGGCCCGGCAG GCCCTGGTTGTGCCTGATGCTGCTTCTGCCCCTCCCTCAGTTCTGCCAGGATCAGGAG GTGTTGTCTGGACACTCTCTTCAGATACACCCGGAGGAGGGCCAGGGCCTTGAGGGCGTCTGGGGTCCCTGGGACCAGTGGGCCTCTTGCTCCCAgccctgtggggtgggggtgcagcgcAGGAGCCGAACCTGTCAGCTGCCCACAGCTCAGCTCCACCAGGGCCAGCCCCTCTCACCCAGGCCCCCAAGCTATCCTGAAGCCCTGCTCCCAGGGACTCAGGGCCCCAGACCCCAGACTTCCGGAGAAACCCTCTCCCCTTACATTCCACAGACCTGGGGAAGAGGTGGCCTATTTCAAGGCCCCACCTCTCAATTAGGGCGAGAGCAGGCCCAGGGGATTCCAGGAGCCCGGAG GTCCCGGGTTCGAGATCCCATCAAGCCAGGAATGTTTGGTTATGGAAGAGTGCCTTTTGCTTTGCCGCTCCATCGGAACCGCAGGCACCGCCAGAGACCGCCCGAACCTGAGCCTTCCCAGGCCTCAGATCTTCCATCTCTGACTCCAAAAGCAGAGCTGACCTCCACAAACCATACCCCTCCAACTCAGTTCTCTCTTACAGAACTGTCTGTCCATATCCCGTCCCCCCTGGCAGAACCCCCAGTCCCCAGAAGTGCTCAGACAGAGGTGCCGTCTAGAACCAGGCCTTATCCCACCCGGTCCCAACGCAGAGCCCAGGCCACAGACACAGAACCCCCCTTGTCCACCCCATCCCCAAGAGAAAGTAGCTCTTTCCACATGTCCCCTCAGCCAAGAATTCCAAGTTCCCAGGGTTGGGCCGGTCCCAGGCTGGCAGAAAGACGCCCTAATCCCTCCCTTTCTGTCCCTTGGGGCCGAGGCCCGCAGAGCCAGGAGCGCCAGAGACCTGGGGGGACTCTTCACGGGTCCCTACTGGAGTCTGCCTCTCTCTACGCAGATGGCTGGTTGCCTCTTCTGAGTGCTGGCGCCCGCTCCACCTCCCTCTGGAGCCTCTTTGCTCCTAGTAGCGCTGTCCCAAGATGTTCTGGGGAGAGTGAGCAGCTGAGAGCATGCAGTCAAGTG CCCTGCCCTCCTGAACAGCCAGACCCCCGGGCTCTGCAGTGTGCAGCCTTTAACTCCCAGGAGTTCATGGGCCAGCAGTACCAGTGGGAGCCCTTCACAGAAG TTCAGGGCTTCGAACGCTGTGAACTGAACTGCCGTCCCCGTGGCTTCCGCTTTTATGTCCGTCACACTGAAAAGGTCCAGGATGGGACCCTGTGTCAGCCTGGAGCCCTAGACATGTGTGTGGCTGGACGCTGTCTG AGCCCTGGCTGTGATGGGATCCTTGGCTCTGGAAGGCATCCGGATGGCTGTGGAGTCTGTGGGGGTGATGATTCTACCTGTCGCCTCATCTCAGGGAATGTCACTGACCGGGGGGGCCCTCTGGGCTATCAGAAGATCTTACTGATTCCTGCAGGAGCCTCCCGGCTCCAGATTGCCCAGCACCGGCCCAGCTCCAACTACCTTG CACTTCGAGGCCCTGGGGGCCGGTCCATCATCAATGGGAACTGGGCTGTGGATCCCCCTGGGTCCTACGTGGCTGATGGGACTATCTTCCGGTATAACCGTCCTCCACGGGAGGAGGGCACAGGAGAGAGTATGTCAGCTGAAGGCCCCACCACCCGACCTGTGGATGTCTAT ATGATCTTTCAGGAGGAAAACCCAGGTGTTTTTTATCAATATGTCATCTCTTCACCTCCTCCAAAGCTCGAGAGGCCCACCTCAGAGTCCTATATCCCCCAACTCCAGCCCG AGATTGTGAGGGTGGAGACCCCACCTGCTTCGGTGCTGCACCACCCCCGGGCCCTGGGCGTCCTCCAGCGCCAGGTGCGGGTCCCCCAGATGCCCGCCCTGCCCCATCTCAGGGCTCCCCTGAGGTCTCTGGCTGGATACTGGAAGCGGGTGGGGCACTCCGAGTGCTCAGCATCGTGTGGAAAAG GTGTTTGGCGCCCCGTTTTCCTCTGCATTTCTCGTGAGTCAGGAGAGGAGCTGGATGAAGACAGCTGTGCCATGGGTGCCAGGCCGCCAGCCCCTCTGGAACCCTGCCACGGCCCCCCATGCCCCCCATA CTGGGAAGCTGGTGAGTGGACATCCTGTAGCCGCTCCTGTGGTCCTGGCACCCAGCACCGCCAGGTACGCTGCTGGCAGGAGTTTGTGGGGGGTGGCTCCTCAGTGCCCCCAGAGCGCTGTGGACATCTTCCCCGACCTGACATCACCCAGCCCTGCCAGCCTCGCCTCTGTGGTTACTGGGAGGTTCGATCCACCTGGAGCCAG TGCTCTGTACGGTGCGGGCGTGGCCAGAGGAGCCGGCAAGTTCGCTGTGTTGGAAACAACGGTGATGAAGTGAGCGAGCAAGAGTGCACTCCAGGCCCCCCACGGCCCCCCAGCAGAGAGGCCTGTAACATGGGGCCCTGTACCACAGCCTGGTTCCACAGCGACTGGAGCTCCAAG TGCTCAGCTGAGTGTGGCACAGGAATCCAGCAGCGTTCTGTGGTCTGCCTTGGGAGTGGGGAGGCCCCTGGGGCAAGCCAGGCggaagcaggagcaggagccagtGAGCAGAGCTGTGCAGCAGGAAGCCGTCCCCCTGACATGCGTGCCTGCAGCTTGGGGCCCTGTGAGATGACCTGGTGCTGGTACACAGGGCCCTGGGCTGAG TGCTCCTCAGACTGTGGCTCTGGTACACAGTGGAGAGACATCATCTGTGTGTCCAAACTGGGGACTAAGTTCAATGTGACTTCTCCTAGCAACTGTTCTCACCTACCCAGGCcccctgccctgcagccctgccagggACAGGACTGCCACGACCGATGGTTCTCTACGTCCTGGAGTCCG ACAAGGGAGGTCCACTGCCTGACTGCCAACCAGACTCTCAGCACCCGATGCCCTCCTCATCTGCGGCCCTCCAGGAAACGACCCTGTAACAGCCAGCCCTGCAGCCAGCGCCCTG CGGACacagctggaggaggaggagcttgGCCTGGCTGGAGGGAGCTTGCGGTAGAGGCACGGGCGGAGCCAAGGCAGTACTGGATGTCCTGCCAAGGACACATTCTTCAGAGATGTCTCACCCTagtcccttccctctcccctctcctgcccACTTCATGGGTCAAGATAAACAGCTTGCTTTGA